From the genome of Paracoccus seriniphilus, one region includes:
- a CDS encoding ATP-dependent Clp protease proteolytic subunit produces MRHQWLDDDDDNDDDDRPDQGDKEGGLGLPDGDNIGKLYFKSRTVIVAGAINDKLAQRTVAHLLALAEESDKPINMLISSPGGHVESGDMIHDVIKFIRPTVRTIGSGWVASAGALIFVGAAKENRYCLPNTRFLIHQPSGGIGGTSSDMMIQAEQVRLMRDRLNQIFADATGQTVERIEKDTHRDFWLNTQEALDYGLLGKVIRSVDELK; encoded by the coding sequence ATGCGCCATCAGTGGCTGGACGATGACGACGACAATGATGACGATGACCGCCCTGACCAGGGTGACAAGGAAGGTGGCCTGGGCCTTCCCGATGGCGACAATATCGGCAAGCTGTATTTCAAATCGCGTACGGTGATCGTGGCCGGCGCGATCAATGACAAGCTGGCACAGCGCACCGTCGCCCATCTGCTGGCCCTGGCCGAGGAAAGCGACAAGCCGATCAACATGCTGATCAGCTCGCCCGGGGGGCATGTTGAATCGGGTGACATGATCCATGACGTGATCAAGTTCATCCGTCCCACCGTGCGCACGATCGGTTCGGGCTGGGTGGCCAGTGCTGGCGCATTGATCTTTGTCGGTGCGGCCAAGGAAAACCGCTATTGCCTGCCCAATACCCGCTTTCTGATTCACCAGCCCTCGGGCGGGATTGGCGGAACCTCGTCGGACATGATGATCCAGGCCGAACAGGTTCGTTTGATGCGGGATCGCCTGAACCAGATCTTTGCGGATGCGACGGGTCAGACGGTGGAACGGATCGAAAAGGACACGCATCGCGATTTCTGGCTGAACACCCAGGAAGCGCTGGATTACGGCCTGCTGGGCAAGGTCATTCGTTCGGTCGACGAACTGAAGTGA
- the hrcA gene encoding heat-inducible transcriptional repressor HrcA, whose translation MNQETLLSELNDRSREVFRRVVQAYLETGEPIGSRTLTRELSEKVSAATVRNVMQDLELLGLLDSPHVSAGRLPSQLGLRLFVDGMMEIDNVTPTDRAAIDQTLGNDDPDTGMLLDRVSTTLSSLTHGASLVLMPKHEAPIRHIEFVSLAQDRALVILVFADGHVENRIFTPPPGQTPSSMREAANFLNAMAEGKTVAELRSFMAREIAARRRELDVLAAELVDSGLALWDNEASDPRLIVRGRANLLDSEAADLDRIRVLFDDLERKRDIVEFLELTEEGDGVRIFIGSENKLFSLSGSALVVSPYMNADRKIVGAVGVIGPTRLNYGRIVPIVDYTAQLVGRVLSGRKG comes from the coding sequence ATGAACCAGGAAACGCTGCTATCCGAGTTGAACGACCGCTCCCGCGAAGTGTTTCGCCGGGTGGTTCAGGCTTATCTTGAGACAGGCGAGCCGATCGGTTCGCGCACATTGACGCGCGAGTTGTCGGAAAAGGTCAGTGCCGCCACTGTCAGAAATGTGATGCAGGACCTTGAACTGCTGGGGCTGCTGGACAGCCCGCATGTTTCCGCAGGGCGGTTGCCATCGCAACTGGGGCTACGGCTGTTCGTCGATGGCATGATGGAAATCGACAATGTCACCCCGACCGATCGTGCCGCAATCGATCAGACCCTGGGCAATGACGATCCGGATACGGGCATGTTGCTGGACCGGGTCAGCACGACGCTCAGTTCGCTGACGCATGGTGCCTCGCTGGTCCTGATGCCCAAGCACGAAGCCCCCATCCGCCACATCGAATTCGTCAGCCTTGCGCAGGATCGGGCGCTGGTCATTCTGGTTTTTGCCGACGGCCATGTCGAAAACAGGATCTTTACACCGCCGCCGGGGCAGACGCCGTCCTCGATGCGCGAGGCGGCAAATTTCCTCAATGCCATGGCAGAGGGAAAGACCGTTGCCGAGTTGCGCAGTTTCATGGCCCGCGAGATCGCCGCACGCCGGCGCGAACTGGACGTGCTTGCCGCCGAACTGGTCGATTCAGGGCTGGCGCTGTGGGACAATGAGGCTTCGGATCCGCGACTGATCGTGCGCGGGCGGGCGAATCTTCTGGACAGCGAGGCCGCCGATCTGGACCGCATCCGGGTTTTGTTCGATGATCTGGAGCGCAAGCGAGACATTGTCGAATTTCTGGAACTGACCGAAGAAGGAGACGGGGTCAGAATTTTCATCGGGTCCGAGAACAAGCTTTTTTCACTTTCGGGTTCCGCTCTGGTGGTTTCACCCTATATGAATGCCGACCGGAAGATTGTAGGCGCGGTGGGCGTCATCGGACCGACGCGGTTGAATTATGGCCGCATCGTGCCGATTGTCGATTACACCGCCCAACTGGTCGGGCGCGTGTTGTCCGGCCGGAAAGGATGA
- a CDS encoding S-(hydroxymethyl)glutathione dehydrogenase/class III alcohol dehydrogenase, whose amino-acid sequence MRTRAAVALEAGKPLEVMEVNLEGPKEGEVLVEIKATGICHTDEFTRSGADPEGLFPSILGHEGAGVVLEVGPGVTSLKPGDHVIPLYTPECRECASCLSGKTNLCTRIRATQGQGLMPDGTTRFSMLDGTPIYHYMGCSTFANHTVLPEIALAKVREDAPFDKICYIGCGVTTGVGAVINTAKVEIGAKAVVFGLGGIGLNVIQGLRLAGADMIIGVDLNDDKKEMAERFGMTHFVNPKNVENVVQEIVEMTKTPFDQIGGADYSFDATGNVKVMRDALECTHRGWGQSIIIGVAPAGAEISTRPFQLVTGRVWKGTAFGGARGRTDVPKIVDWYMDGKIEIDPMITHTMSLDDINKGFDLMHSGESIRSVVLY is encoded by the coding sequence ATGAGAACCCGTGCTGCCGTGGCCCTTGAGGCCGGCAAACCGTTGGAAGTGATGGAGGTCAATCTCGAAGGACCCAAAGAGGGCGAGGTTCTGGTCGAGATCAAGGCAACCGGCATTTGTCACACCGATGAATTCACCCGCTCGGGTGCCGACCCCGAAGGGCTGTTTCCGTCCATTCTGGGCCATGAGGGCGCGGGCGTGGTACTTGAGGTCGGACCGGGCGTGACCAGCCTGAAGCCCGGCGATCATGTCATCCCGCTCTATACGCCGGAATGCCGTGAATGTGCGTCCTGCCTGTCGGGCAAGACCAACCTCTGCACCAGGATCCGCGCGACGCAGGGGCAGGGGCTGATGCCCGATGGCACCACGCGTTTCTCGATGCTGGATGGAACGCCGATCTATCACTACATGGGCTGTTCGACCTTTGCGAACCATACGGTTCTGCCCGAAATCGCATTGGCCAAGGTGCGCGAAGACGCACCTTTCGACAAGATCTGCTATATCGGCTGCGGCGTGACCACCGGCGTTGGCGCGGTGATCAACACGGCCAAGGTCGAAATCGGCGCCAAGGCGGTTGTCTTCGGGCTGGGCGGCATCGGGCTGAACGTGATTCAGGGCCTGCGTCTGGCCGGGGCCGACATGATCATAGGCGTCGATCTGAATGACGACAAGAAGGAAATGGCCGAGCGTTTCGGCATGACCCATTTCGTGAATCCGAAGAACGTCGAGAATGTCGTGCAGGAAATCGTCGAGATGACGAAAACCCCCTTCGACCAGATCGGTGGCGCGGATTACAGCTTTGACGCGACCGGCAACGTCAAGGTCATGCGCGATGCGCTGGAATGCACCCATCGCGGCTGGGGTCAGTCGATCATCATCGGCGTTGCGCCTGCAGGGGCCGAAATCAGCACCCGTCCGTTCCAGCTGGTGACCGGCCGCGTCTGGAAAGGCACGGCATTCGGCGGCGCCCGCGGACGTACCGATGTGCCCAAGATCGTCGACTGGTACATGGACGGAAAGATCGAGATCGATCCCATGATCACGCACACCATGTCGCTGGATGACATCAACAAGGGCTTTGACCTGATGCACAGCGGTGAATCGATTCGTTCGGTCGTGCTTTACTGA
- the fghA gene encoding S-formylglutathione hydrolase — METLSENRSFGGTQGVYRHKSQSTGTDMTFALFLPEEAQHGRVPVLWYLSGLTCTHENAMTKAAAQEWCAEAGIAIVFPDTSPRGDEVADDEAYDLGKGAGFYVNATQDPWKPHYQMWQYIVHELPELVSDNFAIDRDAMGITGHSMGGHGALTIAMTHPDRYRSVSAFSPIANPTESDWGRKQLSAYLGEDRATWRAHDATILMTERGYPGEVLIDQGSEDQFLDLLKPEALAQAMMARRQPGQFRMQPGYDHSYFFVQTFMADHILWHAERLA; from the coding sequence ATCGAAACGCTTTCGGAAAATCGCAGCTTTGGCGGGACGCAGGGCGTCTATCGTCATAAATCCCAATCCACTGGCACGGACATGACATTCGCGCTGTTTCTGCCCGAAGAGGCGCAGCATGGCCGGGTTCCGGTGCTGTGGTATCTGTCGGGCCTGACCTGCACCCATGAAAACGCCATGACCAAGGCCGCCGCCCAGGAATGGTGCGCCGAAGCCGGGATCGCGATCGTCTTCCCCGACACATCCCCGCGCGGAGATGAGGTTGCCGACGACGAAGCCTATGATCTGGGGAAGGGCGCAGGGTTCTATGTGAATGCCACCCAGGACCCGTGGAAGCCGCATTACCAGATGTGGCAATATATCGTTCACGAGCTGCCCGAGCTGGTCAGCGACAATTTCGCCATTGATCGCGATGCCATGGGGATCACCGGCCATTCCATGGGCGGGCACGGCGCGCTGACCATCGCCATGACACACCCGGACCGCTATCGCTCGGTTTCGGCATTTTCACCGATTGCGAATCCGACCGAGTCGGACTGGGGCAGGAAACAGCTTTCGGCCTATCTGGGCGAGGACAGGGCGACCTGGCGCGCCCATGATGCCACGATCCTGATGACGGAACGGGGATATCCCGGCGAAGTGCTGATCGATCAGGGCAGCGAAGATCAGTTCCTGGACCTGCTCAAGCCCGAGGCCCTGGCGCAGGCCATGATGGCGCGGCGTCAGCCCGGTCAGTTCCGGATGCAGCCGGGCTATGATCACAGCTACTTCTTCGTGCAGACCTTCATGGCAGACCACATCCTGTGGCATGCCGAACGGCTTGCCTGA
- a CDS encoding nucleotide exchange factor GrpE: MTEQNEQPLDDMMEDPLADPSDEVEALKAERDEFRDKWMRALADAENSRKRADKDRRDAEQYGGSRLARDLLPVHDALTRALDAANEEQRAAAGALIEGVELTLRELSNVFAKHGITVIRPEHGEKFDPTYHEAMFEAAVPGTTAGEIIQVMDNGFRLHDRLLRPAKVGVSSTPAS, encoded by the coding sequence ATGACCGAACAGAACGAACAGCCTCTAGACGACATGATGGAAGACCCGCTGGCCGATCCTTCGGACGAGGTCGAGGCGCTCAAGGCTGAACGCGACGAATTCCGCGACAAGTGGATGCGTGCGCTGGCCGATGCCGAGAACTCGCGCAAGCGGGCCGACAAGGATCGTCGCGATGCCGAGCAATATGGCGGTTCGCGCCTGGCTCGTGATCTGCTGCCCGTGCATGACGCGCTGACGCGCGCGCTGGATGCCGCGAATGAGGAACAGCGCGCCGCCGCCGGGGCCTTGATCGAAGGGGTCGAACTGACGCTGCGCGAATTGTCCAATGTCTTCGCCAAGCACGGGATCACCGTGATTCGCCCCGAGCATGGCGAGAAATTCGACCCGACCTACCACGAAGCCATGTTCGAGGCCGCGGTGCCCGGAACCACCGCCGGAGAGATCATTCAGGTCATGGACAACGGTTTCCGTCTTCACGACCGTCTGCTGCGCCCTGCCAAGGTCGGCGTCAGCTCGACTCCGGCCAGCTGA
- the gfa gene encoding S-(hydroxymethyl)glutathione synthase: protein MAGTDGVKIHPAVDEGIAPGRAGFQGGVLSCHCGIDPVKVRITSQTSHNHICGCTKCWRPAGATFSLVAVVARDCVEIIQNSDKLEIVDRNAAIQRHRCRDCGVHMFGRIEDKQHPFYGLDFVHTELSSERGWSAPEFAGFVSSVIESGVDPSRMGGIRARLRELGLEPYDALSPALMDAIATHVAKRTGALPA from the coding sequence ATGGCAGGTACAGATGGGGTGAAGATTCATCCCGCGGTCGACGAAGGCATCGCGCCGGGACGCGCAGGCTTCCAGGGAGGCGTGCTGTCTTGTCATTGCGGTATCGATCCGGTCAAGGTCCGCATCACATCCCAGACGTCCCATAATCATATCTGCGGCTGCACGAAATGCTGGCGGCCAGCGGGGGCGACCTTCAGCCTGGTCGCCGTTGTCGCCCGCGACTGCGTCGAGATCATCCAGAACTCCGACAAGCTGGAAATCGTTGACCGCAATGCTGCAATCCAGCGCCATCGCTGCCGCGACTGTGGCGTGCATATGTTCGGGCGCATCGAGGACAAGCAGCATCCCTTTTATGGGTTGGATTTCGTGCATACGGAACTGTCCTCCGAGCGCGGCTGGTCCGCCCCGGAATTCGCGGGCTTTGTCAGTTCGGTGATCGAATCGGGCGTTGACCCGTCGCGGATGGGCGGCATCCGCGCCCGCCTGCGTGAACTGGGGCTTGAACCCTATGACGCCCTGTCCCCCGCATTGATGGATGCCATCGCCACACATGTCGCAAAGCGGACGGGGGCCCTTCCTGCTTGA